From a region of the Neodiprion fabricii isolate iyNeoFabr1 chromosome 7, iyNeoFabr1.1, whole genome shotgun sequence genome:
- the LOC124186979 gene encoding uncharacterized protein LOC124186979 isoform X1, with product MHPAVATERLPLNRRTPARSPLSHVSTRLADPAGEMLTATHPEMHEKRDSLGVVGQYGGGAGGGGGQSPEDKCVVEQPPPPPPPPQKDPSDPTISAKKLPKKRKFDLSALDDMNKTNNATSNVTSNVGGDLVVTGLRGINTTSINQPQNIQHPTLLPSPPHQQPPPLPQHQQQQHQPEYYQVQQPHAVVAPPQSTAVDYSCREEPPRSRPRLQVAPAAAAIDLSEWREHKVLALRDSHYYPGVISNATHGDIYVKFDGEGNLVKYEDVLGIGKYDVIKDSSPSVSQVTVDANVCFRYPTTSNNHAETLTSVFVKGTVCEIISNPISFVVKIPGEDDQSCEFVVKRADLRLVQPPWWDELEGLEIVDPPRAQVVDRGYRNSLEAPASVPVLQLHHASPHASLIAHNDGNAYYRSRATSPLLELPGSVQSGNNTLNISNGSRIYEDLESDDDLGREDIRFPSDADAKLSGSSKRSSMQSRGSTSSLVEQRSITPRSQAATPRSQAATPHKYKKGDVVATSSGIRKKFNGKQWRRLCSKEGCSKESQRRGYCSRHLSLKGSGFRGTSTFPGGKMDGEETSRDSDTSPNYADRRIAGRFDQEETEAANMLVSLGSSRSATPAFSPTGQSSVSPCINQSPVPLLGLNQNVFMPISSPAHHPPPIISPGAKWKHSPTQPNFAGQYQQAVIRPELVRPNGRPGQTPPASIGASVIRISPVSRLLASQSLSIPTWPDQSPPQRHPSVVTSLAQQQQQQQQQQQQQQQQQQQQQQQQQQQQQQQQQQQQQHQQQHQHQHQQQQQQQHQQQQSIILQHALTSNNGFSNHSEVTQSNNQLLKPPHSPHVPLSVTPGQNLTMIHKPQDQPVDYAQPLTQTQTMYLMPHQHEKKYVIKSTTMEATPLSSGHLVSNQDDKYRQTMINHLGQLPPLHQTQCQPPQSPAAQSVHVEKMSALQQVSKVTLPLHLSSHVDSQRTLSTPATIVMSATTTINDSAPPTSVFQPVIVQPSHLTPMAKIQPPREDNHQKNNGVLYGSRDVSPAYQPQLPQLVTNAVSKRKKAFSWQTIVLDQPEVSPPPSALSPPLSAPPIPMGTGNNPSDDGSGHGPGAGPEPITPAEEDDDDVFETEPTTPAEVESSINKRRSQSLGALHTKDPQSPLKQTVKKPPMLQAKDRIRRPMNAFMIFSKRHRALVHLRHPNQDNRTVSKILGEWWYALKPEEKQKYHELASEVKEAHFKAHPDWKWCSKDRRKSSTTGFKGAEPRGKLNSTGEETDMGPPSDDVPLTPRTVDEPSALAPSIFESPNIEIGGQARDSRRVSEIPLQVENSESDMKQEEDGNVSDDDQMVICEDPQPEIDLKCKDKLTDSDNEGQDENVENKNYAQARCSPASGQNHDAQDTKMDITCRPKPIKARPPSAGMETTTKYHHASMDKGGTVSVLSTTYPYHSPVNPSGVTGFQPKGGAFITMPVSPKVVKPEPVKNIEQQYSTQYSVSNLVANIQNENGRTLPKFPPSPIVSHSLQVRPMMTLLKEQQGIQSTNSMHHMLTSSAGYQPQLTLTVVNNEVMSGSKPQQGSQYLVQASPHARMYGNFQIPVSDASGRSISVQNLVTSGKVEAHSVIVSKAYPVSTPSPGTPSYKGIGHSVTRLAEIEQNDNQSTVNHAQFYAVNALKLDQERKDTVNIHLPVPGDSHKQPSTPHTPHTPHNNDHSSNTSFAMEEPRGIGALNNVDVGTNKAPFMLAPTPAQLGRAPLQRRQSMAMPPTSNAGDHGPPTSQNSDNRQPSNSVQNFDQLQQNSNTELLAASSPSTKKGSFFKKNVEDGMDRYRQLVLEQVNFQEKFSSLPEFKPEEIQSPSAIGITSGTGASPHVSVTPGLHQSNLSSSMQDYRKKSVQGPHRPSLNEDDTESDISMSVTPKSTSSVKLTGNQFFGPDFNIEAFRTSTDPGGDVDPSSPRTPKTPSGGVGGATTGASRGENERGHRKVLEQRRKLVMQLFQEQGYFPTTQATSSFQANHADIFPTKASLQLKIREVRQKLKANSTPVSASSLVSPLPVSESSPGVNGPLTAPPTSMGAPHSLPVGNISGS from the exons ATGCACCCAGCCGTTGCCACCGAACGCCTACCTCTCAATCGCCGCACTCCGGCCCGCAGCCCCCTCTCACACGTGTCGACT CGTCTGGCCGATCCTGCAGGGGAAATGTTGACCGCTACTCATCCTGAGATGCACGAGAAGCGGGATTCCCTTGGAGTTGTGGGCCAGTATGGGGGAGGTGCTGGCGGGGGCGGCGGGCAATCCCCGGAGGATAAATGCGTCGTTGAGCAGCCACCCCCGCCTCCGCCGCCCCCGCAAAAGGATCCCTCCGACCCGACGATAAGCGCTAAAAAGTTACCGAAAAAACGTAAATTCGATTTGTCCGCTCTTGACGATATGAATAAAACCAACAACGCTACCAGCAACGTTACCAGCAACGTTGGTGGCGATCTTGTTGTTACCGGATTGCGGGGTATCAATACAACCTCTATAAATCAACCccaaaatattcaacatcCGACTCTTCTTCCGTCTCCTCCGCACCAGCAACCACCGCCGCTGCCGCAGcatcagcaacagcaacaTCAACCCGAATATTATCAG gtACAACAGCCACATGCAGTTGTAGCTCCGCCTCAAAGCACAGCGGTGGATTATTCTTGTCGTGAAGAACCACCACGGTCTCGTCCTCGGTTACAGGTAGCACCGGCAGCAGCAGCGATAGACCTGAGCGAGTGGCGGGAGCACAAAGTGCTAGCTTTGAGGGACTCACATTATTACCCGGGGGTTATAAGCAACGCGACTCATGGTGATATATACGTTAAGTTTGACGGTGAGGGTAACCTAGTTAAGTACGAGGATGTGCTGGGGATAGGAAAATACGATGTCATCAAGGATTCGAGTCCGTCGGTTAGCCAAGTGACTGTTGATGCGAACGTTTGCTTTAGATATCCTACCACATCTAACAACCACGCCGAAACACTGACCAGTGTTTTTGTGAAGGGTACTGTTTGTGAGATAATATCAAATCCAATTAGTTTTGTCGTCAAGATACCTGGCGAAGATGATCAGAGCTGTGAATTTGTTGTTAAACGTGCCGACTTAAGGCTCGTCCAACCTCCGTGGTGGGATGAACTCGAAGGCCTAGAGATCGTTGATCCGCCAAGGGCCCAAGTAGTCG ATCGTGGCTATCGAAATTCGTTGGAGGCACCTGCGTCGGTACCGGTCTTACAGCTTCATCATGCTTCGCCGCATGCTTCACTTATTGCTCACAATGACGGAAATGCATACTACAGAAGTAGGGCGACGAGTCCCTTATTGGAGTTGCCAGGTTCCGTCCAATCAGGAAACAACACTTTGAACATAAGCAACGGAAGTAGAATATACGAGGATTTGGAAAGTGACGACGATTTGGGCAGAGAGGATATAAGGTTTCCTTCTGATGCAG ATGCAAAATTGTCAGGAAGCAGTAAAAGGAGCAGTATGCAAAGCCGTGGAAGTACAAGCAGCCTTGTCGAGCAACGCAGTATAACTCCTCGTTCCCAGGCGGCCACACCCAG ATCTCAGGCGGCAACGCCACACAAATACAAAAAGGGTGACGTAGTAGCGACGTCTAGTGGAAtccggaaaaaattcaatggtAAACAATGGCGCAGACTTTGCAGCAAAGAAGGATGCTCAAAAGAGAGTCAGCGGAGAGGATACTGCTCTCGCCACCTTAGTCTGAAGGGTTCAGGATTCAGGGGCACTAGCACGTTTCCCGG GGGTAAAATGGACGGGGAAGAAACCTCACGGGATTCCGACACGTCTCCAAACTACGCAGATAGAAGAATAGCCGGACGTTTCGACCAAGAGGAAACTGAGGCCGCAAACATGCTTG tATCACTGGGGAGTTCGCGTTCAGCAACCCCGGCCTTTTCACCTACGGGACAGTCCTCTGTATCGCCGTGTATAAATCAGAGTCCCGTTCCGTTGTTGGGTCTGAATCAGAACGTCTTCATGCCAATATCGAGTCCAGCGCATCACCCTCCTCCCATAATATCACCTGGTGCGAAATGGAAGCATTCCCCTACCCAACCGAATTTCGCGGGTCAGTATCAGCAGGCCGTAATTAGACCAGAGCTAGTCAGGCCGAACGGGAGACCAGGTCAAACACCACCAGCAAGCATCGGCGCCAGTGTGATCCGGATTTCACCCGTTAGTAGATTATTGGCAAGCCAGAGTTTAAGCATCCCTACATGGCCCGATCAAAGTCCGCCTCAAAGGCATCCGTCAGTTGTTACGTCGTTGGctcagcaacagcaacaacagcagcagcagcaacagcagcaacagcaacaacaacaacaacaacaacaacaacaacaacaacaacaacaacaacaacaacaacaacaacaacagcaccaacaacaacaccaacaCCAACatcagcagcaacaacaacagcagcatcagcagcaACAAAGCATAATATTGCAGCATGCCCTGACTTCTAACAACGGTTTTTCGAACCATTCGGAAGTGACGCAATCTAACAATCAGCTATTGAAGCCACCCCACTCACCCCATGTTCCACTCTCGGTAACACCAGGGCAGAATCTAACCATGATTCATAAACCTCAAGACCAACCCGTCGACTACGCTCAACCTTTGACCCAGACTCAGACAATGTATTTAATGCCTCATCAACATGAGAAAAAGTATGTGATAAAAAGCACTACTATGGAAGCAACGCCATTGTCTAGTGGACATTTGGTTAGTAATCAAGACGACAAGTATAGACAAACGATGATTAATCATTTGGGACAATTACCACCCTTACATCAAACACAGTGTCAACCCCCCCAGTCACCGGCAGCTCAGTCCGTCcacgttgaaaaaatgtctgCTCTCCAACAG gtCAGCAAAGTAACCCTTCCGCTTCATCTTTCATCTCACGTGGACTCCCAGAGGACTTTGTCGACACCGGCAACCATTGTGATGTCTGCTACGACAACCATTAATGACTCGGCACCACCAACCAGCGTTTTCCAACCCGTCATCGTTCAACCAAGTCACTTGACTCCAATGGCAAAAATCCAACCGCCTCGAGAAGATAATCATCAAAAGAACAATGGAGTTCTAT ATGGAAGCCGCGATGTTTCTCCCGCATATCAGCCCCAACTCCCGCAACTTGTCACCAATGCTGTGTCCAAACGGAAAAAAG CTTTTTCCTGGCAGACGATAGTGTTGGACCAGCCAGAGGTCAGTCCGCCGCCATCAGCCCTCAGCCCTCCGTTGAGTGCACCCCCGATTCCTATGGGTACAGGCAACAATCCTAGCGACGATGGTAGCGGGCATGGTCCTGGGGCTGGCCCTGAACCCATCACTCCGGCGGAGGAGGATGATGACGACGTTTTTGAGACGGAACCGACAACCCCGGCTGAAGTAGAGAGCAGCATCAACAAACGTCGAAGTCAATCACTCGGTGCGCTGCACACCAAAGATCCACAAAGTCCACTTAAA CAAACTGTGAAAAAACCACCGATGTTACAGGCCAAGGACCGAATACGACGACCAATGAATGCTTttatgatattttcaaaacgtcACCGAGCGTTGGTACACCTAAGGCATCCCAATCAAGATAATAGAACAGTATCGAAAATTCTTGGCGAATGGTGGTACGCCCTGAAACCTGAAGAGAAACAGAAGTACCACGAACTTGCTTCGGAAGTAAAGGAGGCTCATTTCAAAGCTCATCCAGACTGGAAGTGGTGCAGCAAAGATAGGCGGAAGTCATCGACTACCGGATTCAAGGGCGCTGAACCACGAGGGAAACTTAATAGCACCGGAGAGGAAACTGATATGGGACCACCCTCTGATGACGTGCCTTTAACCCCGCGAACAGTCGACGAACCATCGGCACTCGCACCCAGCATATTCGAATCTCCGAATATCGAG ATCGGTGGTCAAGCGCGTGATTCTCGTCGTGTTTCCGAAATTCCGCTGCAGGTTGAAAACTCTGAGTCTGATATGAAGCAGGAGGAGGATGGTAACGTATCGGATGACGATCAAATGGTGATATGTGAAGATCCGCAACCGGAAATAGACTTGAAGTGCAAGGATAAATTGACAGACAGTGACAATGAGGGGCAGGATGAAAATgtggagaataaaaattacgcaCAGGCGAGATGTTCGCCTGCTAGTGGTCAAAATCACGACGCACAGGATACCAAGATGGACATAACATGTAGGCCTAAGCCTATCAAAG CCCGACCACCATCCGCCGGCATGGAGACTACGACAAAATACCATCATGCATCCATGGACAAAGGTGGCACTGTTTCGGTCCTTTCAACAACGTACCCTTACCACAGCCCTGTTAATCCGAGCGGAGTAACGGGTTTCCAGCCTAAGGGAGGCGCGTTTATAACTATGCCTGTATCCCCGAAAGTTGTTAAACCAGAGCCGGTTAAAAACATTGAGCAACAGTACAGTACGCAGTATAGTGTCAGTAATCTCGTTGCTAATATTCAGAACGAAAACGGGCGAACTCTACCGAAATTTCCTCCTTCACCCATCGTTTCACATTCG TTACAGGTCAGACCCATGATGACGCTTCTTAAAGAACAACAGGGGATACAGTCAACAAACTCTATGCATCATATGCTAACTTCCAGTGCTGGTTACCAACCCCAACTCACCCTCACAGTAGTCAACAATGAGGTCATGTCAGGTTCAAAGCCCCAGCAAGGATCTCAGTATCTTGTCCAGGCATCGCCTCACGCTAGAATGTATGGAAACTTCCAGATCCCTGTTTCAG ATGCCAGTGGCCGTAGTATATCTGTTCAGAACTTAGTAACCAGTGGTAAAGTCGAAGCTCATAGCGTTATTGTGAGCAAAGCTTATCCAGTGTCAACTCCAAGTCCTGGTACACCGAGTTATAAAGGAATCGGTCACTCGGTTACACGACTTGCTGAAATTGAGCAAAATGATAATCAATCTACTGTAAACCATGCTCAATTCTATG CAGTAAATGCTCTGAAATTAGATCAAGAAAGGAAAGACACGGTTAATATTCACCTTCCGGTACCTGGTGACAGTCACAAGCAACCTTCAACGCCGCATACTCCGCACACGCCGCATAACAACGATCATTCTTCGAACACATCTTTCGCAATGGAAGAGCCAAGAGGAATCGGCGCTTTGAACAACGTCGACGTAGGGACAAATAAAGCTCCATTTATGCTTGCTCCAACACCGGCGCAACTTGGTCGGGCTCCGCTACAGAGGAGACAATCAATGG CAATGCCTCCCACATCAAATGCGGGAGATCATGGGCCTCCGACGTCTCAGAATTCCGATAATCGGCAGCCTTCAAATTCTGTCCAGAACTTCGATCAGCTGCAACAAAATTCCAATACCGAGCTTCTGGCTGCGTCGTCACCATCGACGAAGAAAGGTTCTTTCTTCAAGAAGAACGTCGAGGACGGCATGGACAGGTACAGGCAATT GGTTCTGGAGCAAGTTAACTTCcaagagaaattttcatcgttgcCAGAATTCAAGCCAGAGGAAATCCAGAGTCCGAGCGCGATCGGCATTACCAGTGGAACAGGTGCATCACCTCATGTCTCTGTTACACCGGGACTACATCAGTCTAACCTATCTTCATCCATGCAGGATTATCGTAAGAAATCTGTGCAGGGACCTCATAGACCCAGTT TGAATGAGGATGATACAGAGTCAGACATATCAATGTCAGTCACCCCTAAGTCGACGAGCAGTGTAAAATTGACGGggaatcaattttttggtCCCGACTTCAACATAGAAGCATTTAGAACGAGCACTGATCCAGGCGGCGATGTTGATCCGAGTTCACCGCGGACTCCGAAGACTCCCAGCGGTGGGGTTGGCGGTGCGACAACCGGTGCGAGCAGAGGTGAAAACGAACGAGGTCACAGGAAGGTACTGGAGCAGCGACGAAAGCTCGTTATGCAGTTATTTCAAGAACAGGGTTACTTCCCGACGACGCAGGCGACTTCTTCATTTCAGGCAAATCATGCCGATATATTTCCTACCAAAGCGAGTCTTCAACTGAAAATAAGGGAAGTTCGGCAAAAATTGAAGGCTAACTCGACGCCCGTGAGCGCCAGCAGTTTGGTCAGCCCGTTACCGGTGTCGGAGTCCTCACCTGGGGTTAACG GACCTCTTACTGCCCCCCCAACGTCGATGGGTGCTCCTCATTCGCTGCCAGTCGGCAATATCAGCGGTAGCTAG